From the Candidatus Kaelpia aquatica genome, the window AGGTGTTAATTTTGTTTCATCCAGAGAGCTGGCAAAAGCCATTGGAACAACAGGACATACTATTCGTAAAGACATTAGCCTCTTAGAAGTGACTGGATATACGCGAAAAGGCTATGCGGTTAAAGCTTTCAAAGAAGAATTAGGGGATAAATTTAATTTAACTCAAAAGCGTAAGGCTTGTATTGTTGGTTTAGGGCGATTGGGAACGGCCTTGCTGGACTATGAAAATTTTCAGGAAGATGGGTTTGAAATTGTAGCCGGCTTTGATTGTAATATCAATAAAGTTGAGAGGATCTGTACACATATTGATGTTTTTCCGGTTGGATCTTTAGAAGATATCATAGCGCAGCGATCTATCGAATTAGGCATAATTACTGTTCCTGCGGAATCGGCTCAAGGGATTGTTGATAGATTGAGCAAGATTGGGGTGAAAGGTATTTTAAATTTTTCACCAGTTAAAATTGTTGTACCAAAACATATTATTCATGTGGATATGGATTTTACCAATGCTTTGCGGTTTATTGCTGCAAGATTTACTATGCAGAAACAGTGAATATTATAAATAAAAAGGAGCGAGGTATGGCAAGAATCTATAATTTTAGTGCGGGACCGGCGGTCTTACCAGAAGAGGTTTTGAAAAAAGCAGCCGAGGAAATGCTAGATTATAAAGGCTGCGGCATGTCCGTAATGGAACTTTCACATCGAGGAAAAGAGTTCACAGATATTATTGAAACAGCCCGGGCGAATATAAGAGAAATTATGGAGATACCTGAAAATTATAAGGTGTTATTCCTTCAAGGCGGTGCGTCAATGCAATTTGCCATGGTCCCTCTGAATTTAATGAATAAAAATAAAAAGTCTGATTATGTAAATACGGGGCAATGGTCGAAAAAGGCG encodes:
- a CDS encoding redox-sensing transcriptional repressor Rex, encoding MELSNNAIERICKIFGYLNVLEKKGVNFVSSRELAKAIGTTGHTIRKDISLLEVTGYTRKGYAVKAFKEELGDKFNLTQKRKACIVGLGRLGTALLDYENFQEDGFEIVAGFDCNINKVERICTHIDVFPVGSLEDIIAQRSIELGIITVPAESAQGIVDRLSKIGVKGILNFSPVKIVVPKHIIHVDMDFTNALRFIAARFTMQKQ